A stretch of DNA from Halococcus agarilyticus:
TCCCGGTGGCGATGCACAACGTCGCCTCGCCCGTCGGCACGATGGCGGGCGTCCACGTCGGCGCGGCGATCCCGAACGCGCTCGCGGTCGAGTACCACTCCTACCAGCTCGGGTGGTGGGAGGACCTCGTCGAGGAGTCGGTCATCGCGGACGGCTCGATCGACGTGCCCGAGAAGCCGGGTCTCGGGCTGACGCTCGATCTGGACACGGTCGCGGAACACGTGGTCGACGGCGAGGAGCTGTTCGACGAAACGTAGTTTCGTCGGGCCAGCAAATCTTTGATTTGCGTTGTTCGATGCGGCGTAGCCGCATCGAGCTCGTGGAACATCGTTCCACGGCGTTCGACGAGGCGTAGAGCACACCAAGACGCGGGACTGCGACCCGTACTCGTTCGATAGGGACGGACGAAACGAGGTCGGCAACAGTCGGCTGTCGGTTCGTCGGCGGTTCAGAGCGAGCGGAACGGAAGCGTCGCGCGCTGGCCGGCCGAGTACGACAGCGCCGCGGACTGGGAGACGCCATCGGGCGTGATCAGGTCCATGATGCGCGGAGCCACGTCGGCCGCCCCGGGCTTCGCCCCGCCGAAGACGTACGCGGCGTTCTGCTCTGCGACCGGGCGGAGCGTCCCGCGGTCCTCGGACTGAACCGTCGCGACGACGTCGAGACGTCGAACCGCAGCTCTGAGCCGCGACGGCTGGCTTTTTATCGGATCGTCACGAGCGACGCACGTGAGCGAAATCACCGACTACGAGCTGTTCGCCGTCCCGCCGCGCTGGCTATTTTTACGAGTGGAGACCAGCGACGGCCGGGTCGGCTGGGGCGAGCCCGTCGTCGAGGGACGGGCGCGCACCGTCGAGACGGCCGTCGAGGAACTGTTCGAACAGCACCTGCTCGGCGCTGACCCCGCCCCGATCGAGGACCACTGGCAGGCGATGTACCGCGGCGGGTTCTACCGCGGCGGTCCGATCCTCATGAGCGCGATCGCGGGGATCGATCAGGCGCTCTGGGATCTCAAGGGTAAGGCCCTGGGAACGCCGGTTTACGCCCTCCTCGGCGGCCCGGTCCGCGATCGAATGCAGGTTTACGGCTGGATCGGTGGCGATCGGCCGAGCGACGTGGCCGACGCCGCGCGCGAGCGGGTCGAGTCGGGGCTCGGCGCGCTCAAGATGAACGCCACCGCCGAGTTCCGCCGGATCGAGACGCCGGCCGCGGTCGCGGCCGCGGGCGACCGGCTCGCCGCGGTGCGCGAGGCCGTCGGCCCCGAGGTGGGAATCGGGATCGACTTTCACGGCCGGGTCGCGAAACCGATGGTGAAGCGGCTCGTGCGCGCGCTCGAACCGCACGAGCCGATGTTCGTCGAGGAGCCGGTGCTGCCGGAACACGACGACCACCTCCCCGAACTCGCCGCGTCGACCACGGTCCCGATCGCGACCGGCGAACGCCATTACACCCGCGAGGACTTCCGCCCCGTGCTCGACGCCGGCGGTGTCGACGTGATTCAGCCCGATCTCTCCCACGCTGGCGGGATCACCGAGTGCCGGAAGATCGCGTCGATGGCCGCGGCCCACGACGTCGCGCTCGCGCCCCACTGCCCGCTCGGTCCGATCGCGCTCGCGTCGTGTCTCCAGGTCGATGCCTGTTCACACAACGCACTCATCCAGGAACAGAGCCTCGGGATCCACTACAACGAGGGCAGCGACGTGCTCGATTACCTCGCCGATCCGTCGGTGTTCGAGTACGCGGACGGGTACGTCGACCTTCCCGAGGAGCCGGGCCTCGGGATCGAGATCGACGAGGAGTACGTCCGCGACCAAGCCGGCGCAGTCGACGACTGGCACAATCCGGTCTGGCGACACGACGACGGCAGCGTCGCCGAGTGGTGAAGTGCCGGAAAGTCAGATTTCGTCGGCCACGTCGATGACTGTGCCGGTTTCACTGGCCTCGTAGATCGCGCGCAAAATCTTCATGTCGGCGAGGCCGTGCTCGCCGTCGGGGAGTGGGTCCTCGCCCGCAATCACCCGATCGGCGAAGTAGGTGAACTCCTCGGTCATCTGGTCGCGCTGGTCGAAATCGAGGCTGGCATCGAGGTCACCCCGGCGGATCCGGAGCCGACGGGGTTCGTCGGGGAAGAAGACGGGATCGAGCCGGAGTTCGCCCTCGGTCCCGGTGATCTGGAGGTGGCTCGATCGCGCGGCGTTCTGGCT
This window harbors:
- the dgoD gene encoding galactonate dehydratase: MSEITDYELFAVPPRWLFLRVETSDGRVGWGEPVVEGRARTVETAVEELFEQHLLGADPAPIEDHWQAMYRGGFYRGGPILMSAIAGIDQALWDLKGKALGTPVYALLGGPVRDRMQVYGWIGGDRPSDVADAARERVESGLGALKMNATAEFRRIETPAAVAAAGDRLAAVREAVGPEVGIGIDFHGRVAKPMVKRLVRALEPHEPMFVEEPVLPEHDDHLPELAASTTVPIATGERHYTREDFRPVLDAGGVDVIQPDLSHAGGITECRKIASMAAAHDVALAPHCPLGPIALASCLQVDACSHNALIQEQSLGIHYNEGSDVLDYLADPSVFEYADGYVDLPEEPGLGIEIDEEYVRDQAGAVDDWHNPVWRHDDGSVAEW